From the genome of Streptomyces sp. JH34:
GTCAGCGCCACGGACAGCATCAGCCCGGACACCTCCTTGCGCCGCTCCGGGCGCGCGGTGTGGGCGATCGCCAGCGCCGCCGCGGGCAGGCCGAACATCATGATCGGGAAGAATCCCGAGGTGAACTGGCCCGCCGACGGGTCCCCGGCGAAGAAGCGGGAGATGTCGCCCTGGACCGTGCCGCCGTCGGACCCGGTGAACTCGCCCGCCTGGAACCAGAAGAAGGTGTTCAGGAACTGGTGCATGCCGATCGGGATCAGCAGCCGGTTCGCGAAACCGAAGATCGCCGCACCCCAGGCACCCAGATCGATCAGCTGCTTGGCGAACCAGGTCAGCGCGTCACCGACGGGCTGCCACAGCAGGCCGAACAGCACTCCCAGGATCACGCAGAGGAACGCCATCAGGATCGGCACCAGGCGGCGCCCGTTGAAGAAACCGAGCCAGTCGACCAGCTTCGTGCGGTGGTAGCGCTGCCAGACCACCGCGGTCAACAGCCCGATGATGATGCCGCCCAGGACCCCCGGGTTCTGCGGCACCCCGTCGGGCGTCGCCGCGGTCATCGTGCCGTCCACCGGGAAGGCCGCCAGCACGCCCCGGTAGACGAGGAAGCCGACCACGGCGGCCAGCGCCGTCGAGCCGTCCGCCTTCTTCGCGAACCCGATCGCGACACCGATGCAGAAGAGGAGGGGAAGCCCCACCTCGCCGTCGAGGATCGCCGTCCCGCCGTTGAGGAGGACCTTGGCGAACTTGTCCCAGAAGGCGCCGTGCAGCGAGGAGTCGAAGAGGTTGCCCAGACTGACCAGAAGGCCCGCCGCGGGCAGCACGGCCACCGGCAGCTGAAGGCTCCGGCCGACCTTCTGCAAGCCCTGGACCGGCCCGTTCCACCACTTCCGCTGCGGTGCTGCAGCCGCGCTCGAACTCATCGGCAAGCCCTCCCGGCACACACGAGGTTTGGAGGTTGTCGCAAACTGGTGTAGACCAGTTGCGATACGGTGCGGAGCCCCGTCGTAAGGCGGGGCGCCGGTGATCGTCATCATTGGGGACAGCGCGGTTACCCGCCCGTGAAGTTGGGCCAACCGTGCGTTACCGTGACGAAACGGACCCACGGTGGGCCGCCCCACGCACGCACAGACCAGGGAGAAGGACATGGCCAGCAAGGCTGAGAAGATCGTCGCCGGCCTCGGCGGTATCGAGAACATCGACGAGATCGAAGGCTGCATCACCCGCCTCCGCACCGAGGTCCACGACCCCAGCAAGGTCGACGAAGCCGCACTCAAGGCCGCCGGAGCCCACGGCGTCGTCAAGATGGGCACCGCGATCCAGGTCGTCATCGGCACCGACGCCGACCCGATCGCCGCGGACATCGAAGACATGATGTGACCGGCTGACCCGGCCGGCCCACCAAGATCCCACGCGCAGGCCCCGCTCCGCCCCCGACCGGCACGGAGCGGGGCCTGCCGTGCGTCCGCTCCGCACCAGCTCCCCACCCCCGCCGCCCAGCGGCCCCGCACCTGCCGTCCGTCCGCCGCACACCCGAACGGACCCGGCCCCCTCAGCCGATAGGCTCGACGCCATGTCTCGTATCGACGGCCGCACCCCCGAACAGCTCCGCCCCGTCACCATCGAACGCGGATGGAGCAAGCACGCCGAAGGCTCCGTACTCATCTCCTTCGGCGACACCAAGGTCTTCTGCACCGCCTCCGTCACCGAAGGCGTCCCGCGTTGGCGCAAGGGCAGCGGCGAGGGCTGGGTCACCGCCGAGTACTCCATGCTGCCCCGCTCCACCAACACCCGCGGCGACCGCGAATCCGTACGCGGCAAGATCGGCGGCCGCACCCACGAGATCAGCCGCCTCATCGGCCGCTCGCTCCGCGCCGTCATCGACTACAAGGCCCTCGGCGAGAACACCATCGTCCTCGACTGCGACGTCCTCCAGGCCGACGGAGGCACCCGCACCGCCGCCATCACCGGTGCCTACGTCGCCCTCGCCGACGCCATCGCCTGGGCCCAGGGCAAGAAGATCATCAAGCACGGCCGCAAGCCCCTCACCGGCACCGTCGCCGCGATCAGCGTCGGCATCGTCGACGGCACCCCCCTCCTCGACCTCTGCTACGAGGAGGACGTCCGCGCCGAGACCGACATGAACGTCGTCTGCACCGGCGACGGCCGCTTCGTCGAGGTCCAGGGAACCGCCGAGGCCGAGCCCTTCGACCGCGACGAGCTCAACGCCCTCCTCGACCTCGCCACCGCCGGCTGCACCGACCTCGCCAAGCTCCAGGAAGAGGCACTCGCCCGCACACTCGGCGAGTAAAGGCGGGTAAAGAAGCAACCAAACACGCAGCGCACAGCGTCGTAGCGGATACGGGCGCACGGGTCGAACCGTGCGTCCGTCCACGTATCCGCCCCCGGGGAGGGACCGCACCATGGCCTCGCGCCGCCACCACCGCACCGCACTCGCCGTCACGGCCACCCTGCTCACCCTCACCGCAGCCGTCGGCTGCGGCGCCGTCGACAAGGCCCTCGACTGCGTCCGCACCGCCGACGCCATCGCCACCAGCGTCGACAACCTCCAGCAGGCGATATCCACAGCCTCCGACGACCCCACGCAGGCCTCGGAAGCCCTGGACCAGATCGACAAGGAACTCAAGGACCTCGGCGACACCACAGACAACGCCGACCTCAGCAAGGCCGTCGACGACCTCCAGGCCGGTGTCACCACCGTCCGGGACTCCATCGACAAGGGCGACGCCACCCCCGACATCACCCCCGTCACCGACGCCGCCACCGAGATCGGCAAGGTCTGCACCCCCTGACCGGGCGGCGATAATCGACGCATGACGCGCCTGATCCTCGCCACCCGCAACGCCGGGAAAATCACCGAACTCCACGCGATCCTCGCCGACGCGGGCCT
Proteins encoded in this window:
- a CDS encoding PTS transporter subunit EIIC; its protein translation is MSSSAAAAPQRKWWNGPVQGLQKVGRSLQLPVAVLPAAGLLVSLGNLFDSSLHGAFWDKFAKVLLNGGTAILDGEVGLPLLFCIGVAIGFAKKADGSTALAAVVGFLVYRGVLAAFPVDGTMTAATPDGVPQNPGVLGGIIIGLLTAVVWQRYHRTKLVDWLGFFNGRRLVPILMAFLCVILGVLFGLLWQPVGDALTWFAKQLIDLGAWGAAIFGFANRLLIPIGMHQFLNTFFWFQAGEFTGSDGGTVQGDISRFFAGDPSAGQFTSGFFPIMMFGLPAAALAIAHTARPERRKEVSGLMLSVALTSFVTGVTEPLEFSFLFVAPLLYGVHAILTGVSMGVTWALGVHAGFSFSAGLIDYVVNWHLDTKPWLIIPIGLCFAVVYYAIFRFAITKFNLQTPGREPVEEEEKIEEDLTK
- a CDS encoding PTS glucose/sucrose transporter subunit IIB — its product is MGRPTHAQTREKDMASKAEKIVAGLGGIENIDEIEGCITRLRTEVHDPSKVDEAALKAAGAHGVVKMGTAIQVVIGTDADPIAADIEDMM
- the rph gene encoding ribonuclease PH: MSRIDGRTPEQLRPVTIERGWSKHAEGSVLISFGDTKVFCTASVTEGVPRWRKGSGEGWVTAEYSMLPRSTNTRGDRESVRGKIGGRTHEISRLIGRSLRAVIDYKALGENTIVLDCDVLQADGGTRTAAITGAYVALADAIAWAQGKKIIKHGRKPLTGTVAAISVGIVDGTPLLDLCYEEDVRAETDMNVVCTGDGRFVEVQGTAEAEPFDRDELNALLDLATAGCTDLAKLQEEALARTLGE